In the genome of Dickeya fangzhongdai, one region contains:
- a CDS encoding NAD(P)-dependent oxidoreductase has protein sequence MKITLFGATGKTGKYLIDEGLKRGMDMTVFARTNSPFENANVRVVRGELTDRVSLREAISGSDAVLSALGPTSLKHPKNLPITTAMGAITSVMIQEGVKRLIAVSTGTAPDPEDRFDPKIRYPALLIRFLMPRSFQDIIGLANAIRASELDWTMVRVAFLKSSPASNRLHVGLYGRSTHTLTVSRQDVAIFMFDQLSSTEFVNQAPGISSR, from the coding sequence ATGAAAATAACCCTTTTTGGCGCAACCGGAAAAACCGGAAAATACCTGATTGATGAAGGCTTAAAACGCGGCATGGATATGACGGTCTTTGCCCGGACGAACAGCCCGTTTGAAAACGCCAACGTGCGCGTCGTACGTGGAGAACTCACCGACAGGGTGAGTCTAAGAGAAGCCATTTCGGGTTCAGACGCCGTGTTGTCAGCGCTCGGTCCAACCTCGCTAAAACACCCCAAAAACCTGCCGATTACCACGGCTATGGGCGCCATCACGTCGGTCATGATACAGGAAGGGGTAAAGCGCCTGATTGCCGTATCGACCGGCACCGCCCCGGATCCTGAGGACCGATTTGACCCCAAAATCAGGTATCCCGCATTGCTTATCAGGTTTCTCATGCCCCGTTCCTTTCAAGACATTATCGGGCTTGCGAACGCGATACGGGCTTCGGAACTGGACTGGACGATGGTCCGTGTGGCATTTCTGAAAAGCAGCCCCGCGTCCAACCGTCTACATGTCGGGCTGTATGGCCGCTCAACGCATACGCTGACCGTCTCTCGTCAAGACGTTGCCATATTCATGTTCGATCAACTCTCAAGCACCGAATTCGTTAATCAAGCCCCCGGAATCAGCTCACGATAA
- a CDS encoding DoxX family protein — protein sequence MAATYTYWISTALLSLLYFASAALYVTKSADVRKAQAELGYSASNLVPFMIVVKVLGPMAILSRFNLALSDLAYAGILYHLILSGLAHLGVRKPRGAIPAAAGLIFLAASFATQNVVREPPSPYAPAATAIQALLN from the coding sequence ATGGCTGCTACATATACCTATTGGATCAGTACTGCACTGCTATCTCTGCTCTATTTCGCCTCGGCCGCGCTGTATGTCACGAAGAGCGCCGATGTTCGAAAGGCACAGGCGGAGTTAGGCTACTCGGCTTCCAACCTCGTGCCCTTCATGATTGTGGTAAAAGTGCTCGGCCCTATGGCGATTCTGTCGCGCTTCAATCTGGCCCTCAGCGATCTGGCGTATGCCGGCATCTTGTATCACCTGATCCTGTCCGGGCTGGCGCATCTTGGCGTCCGCAAACCCAGGGGTGCCATTCCGGCAGCCGCGGGGCTCATCTTTCTGGCCGCCTCCTTCGCGACGCAGAACGTTGTTCGCGAACCGCCGTCGCCCTACGCACCTGCTGCAACGGCAATCCAGGCGCTGCTTAACTAA
- a CDS encoding winged helix-turn-helix transcriptional regulator, which yields MNNKTNGDDDINMHEEMRRAFGLLSGKWKLEIMWLLNQRIYRFGELRKAIPGITQHMLTTQLRELEADGLVLRTVFAEVPPRVEYEITQKARGLGPTMEALTAWWQEYGSSVPKRPTSRGRKAQ from the coding sequence ATGAATAATAAGACTAATGGCGATGACGATATCAATATGCACGAGGAGATGCGCCGTGCATTCGGGCTACTCTCGGGTAAGTGGAAGCTTGAGATCATGTGGTTGCTCAACCAGCGAATCTACCGCTTTGGCGAGCTGCGCAAGGCCATTCCCGGCATCACGCAGCACATGCTGACGACTCAGCTTCGCGAACTGGAAGCGGATGGTCTGGTATTACGTACGGTCTTCGCAGAAGTACCGCCGCGTGTCGAATATGAGATTACGCAGAAGGCGCGTGGGCTTGGGCCAACGATGGAAGCGCTGACGGCATGGTGGCAGGAGTACGGAAGTAGCGTGCCGAAGCGCCCGACTTCTCGGGGGCGTAAGGCCCAGTAG